A region of Subtercola boreus DNA encodes the following proteins:
- a CDS encoding branched-chain amino acid aminotransferase: MTSTATSFPLSFSLTPSTDARAEAEREAILADPGFGKHFTDHMVSVEWTLDGGWHDAQVLPYGPISLDPAASVLHYAQEIFEGLKAYRHADGSIHTFRPEANAARLQRSAQRLALPELSTEDFIESLRQLVAVDGSWVPDAPETSLYLRPFMFATESFLGVRSAQKVGYYLIASPAGAYFSNGVSPVNIWLSTDYNRAGRGGMGAAKTGGNYASSLLPQELAYEKGCAQVLFLDSQEGKYLEELGGMNLFLVYKDGTLVTPESDSILSGITRDSIMTLARDRGHNVEIRKVEIEEWKAGSASGDIVEVFACGTAAVITPVAQLLADDFALGSADAPAGELTMSLRQELTDIQYGRIPDTHNWLTRLDA; encoded by the coding sequence ATGACCAGCACCGCCACATCCTTCCCGCTCTCGTTCTCGCTCACCCCGTCGACGGATGCCCGTGCCGAGGCCGAGCGCGAGGCGATCCTCGCCGACCCCGGTTTCGGCAAGCACTTCACCGACCACATGGTCTCCGTCGAGTGGACGCTCGACGGCGGCTGGCACGACGCCCAGGTGCTGCCGTACGGACCTATCTCGCTCGACCCCGCGGCCTCCGTGCTGCACTACGCACAGGAGATCTTCGAGGGGCTGAAGGCGTATAGGCACGCCGACGGGTCGATCCACACCTTCCGCCCCGAGGCGAATGCGGCCCGCCTGCAGCGCTCGGCCCAGCGGCTCGCGCTGCCCGAACTGTCGACCGAGGACTTCATCGAATCGCTCCGGCAGCTCGTCGCGGTCGACGGTTCCTGGGTGCCCGACGCGCCCGAGACGAGCCTCTACCTCCGGCCCTTCATGTTCGCCACCGAGAGCTTCCTCGGTGTGCGCTCGGCGCAGAAGGTCGGCTACTACCTCATCGCTTCGCCCGCCGGCGCCTACTTCTCCAATGGTGTGTCGCCTGTCAACATCTGGCTCTCGACCGACTACAACCGCGCCGGCCGGGGCGGGATGGGCGCCGCCAAGACGGGCGGCAACTACGCCTCATCGCTCCTGCCGCAGGAGCTCGCCTACGAGAAGGGCTGCGCGCAGGTGCTTTTCCTCGACTCGCAGGAGGGCAAGTATCTCGAAGAGCTCGGCGGCATGAACCTCTTCCTCGTCTACAAGGACGGCACGCTGGTCACCCCCGAATCCGACAGCATCCTCTCGGGCATCACGCGCGACAGCATCATGACGCTGGCGCGCGACCGCGGACACAACGTGGAGATCCGCAAGGTGGAGATCGAGGAGTGGAAGGCCGGTTCGGCATCCGGTGACATCGTCGAAGTGTTCGCCTGCGGCACCGCGGCGGTCATCACGCCCGTCGCCCAGCTGCTCGCCGACGACTTTGCGCTCGGTTCGGCGGACGCCCCCGCCGGTGAGCTCACGATGTCGCTCCGGCAGGAGCTGACCGACATCCAGTACGGCCGCATCCCCGACACGCACAACTGGCTGACCCGCCTCGACGCCTGA
- a CDS encoding 3-isopropylmalate dehydrogenase translates to MSRVIRLAVIPGDGIGPEVVAEALKVLDAVAPGADVTFEKTPFELGAARFLATGDVLTDDDLASIASHDAILLGAVGGVPGDPRLKDANIERGLLLKLRFALDHYVNLRPTTIFPGVTSPLANPGEVDFVVVREGTEGPYVGNGGAIRVGTPHEIANEVSVNTAFGVERVVRFAFDLANSRPRKKLTLVHKNNVLVFSGNLWMRTVNAVATEYPDVAVDYLHVDAATIFFVTNPAKFDIIVTDNLFGDILTDLAGAISGGIGLASSGNINPTGAFPSMFEPVHGSAPDIAGQQIADPTAAILSVALLLDQQGLPEAATRIRTAVTGDLAGRTAASGSRTTAEVGDAIVTLLSSELVSEETPS, encoded by the coding sequence ATGTCTCGCGTCATTCGTCTTGCCGTCATTCCCGGGGACGGGATCGGCCCCGAGGTCGTCGCCGAGGCGCTGAAGGTGCTCGACGCGGTCGCTCCGGGCGCCGACGTGACGTTCGAGAAGACGCCGTTCGAGCTCGGCGCGGCGCGATTCCTCGCCACCGGTGACGTGCTGACCGACGACGACCTCGCGTCGATCGCCTCGCACGACGCGATCCTGCTCGGAGCCGTCGGCGGGGTGCCCGGCGACCCGCGCCTGAAAGACGCGAACATCGAGCGCGGGCTGCTGTTGAAACTGCGTTTCGCTCTCGACCACTACGTCAACCTGCGGCCGACCACGATCTTCCCCGGTGTCACGAGTCCGCTCGCGAACCCCGGGGAGGTCGACTTCGTCGTCGTGCGTGAGGGTACAGAGGGCCCGTACGTCGGCAACGGCGGCGCGATCCGTGTCGGCACCCCGCATGAGATCGCGAACGAAGTATCGGTCAACACCGCCTTCGGTGTCGAACGCGTCGTGAGATTCGCCTTCGACCTGGCGAACAGCAGGCCGCGCAAGAAGCTCACGCTGGTGCACAAGAACAACGTGCTCGTCTTCAGTGGCAACCTCTGGATGCGCACGGTCAACGCCGTGGCCACCGAGTACCCCGACGTGGCCGTCGACTACCTGCACGTGGATGCCGCGACGATCTTCTTCGTGACGAACCCTGCTAAGTTTGACATCATCGTCACGGACAACCTCTTCGGCGACATCCTGACCGATCTGGCCGGCGCAATCAGCGGTGGCATCGGCTTGGCCTCCTCGGGAAACATCAACCCGACGGGCGCCTTCCCCAGCATGTTCGAGCCGGTTCACGGTTCCGCTCCCGACATCGCAGGCCAGCAGATCGCCGACCCGACAGCCGCGATCCTCTCCGTCGCCCTCCTCCTCGACCAGCAGGGTCTGCCTGAGGCGGCGACGAGGATCCGCACCGCCGTCACCGGCGACCTCGCCGGCCGAACCGCCGCCTCCGGCAGCCGCACAACCGCCGAGGTCGGCGACGCCATCGTCACTCTGCTCAGCTCCGAGCTCGTTTCCGAGGAGACACCATCATGA
- a CDS encoding MFS transporter encodes MTSYTRPITLPSHSGKVLGAAEPTDLRVGPRGWLALAVLMLPVLLISVDNTVLSFALPIISETLQPTATAQLWIIDTYPLVLAGLLVAMGNLGDRVGRRKLLMIGATGFGLLSIVAAFAPTAEALIACRGALAFFGAMLMPSTLSLLRSIFADRRQRRLAIAIWSAGFAAGAALGPIVGGVLLQHFWWGSVFLIAVPVLIPLLVLGPFLIPESKDPNPGRLDFISIGLSMVMLVPVVFAIKSVATEGAAWSDLGLLALSVLAGILFVRRQLASPNPMLDMRLFRVGAFSGAVLVNLLSVIALVGFLFFVSQHLQLVLAMQPMDAALALVPGLIVMVVAGLAVVPLVRWVRPNIVVAGGLVLSAIAYTIVMLTGQSATAATLTIAFVVLAIGIGAAETISNDLIISVVPEHKAGAASAVSETAYELGAVLGTAVLGSILTAFYRSSLVLPVGLSESQASASTETLGGAVSVAGDLPYSLGQALLHSAREAFDSGVVVTSGIGAALMVAATVLALVTLRKARG; translated from the coding sequence ATGACCAGCTACACCCGCCCCATCACCCTTCCCAGCCACTCCGGCAAGGTCCTCGGCGCAGCCGAACCCACCGACCTGCGCGTCGGGCCCCGCGGCTGGCTCGCCCTCGCCGTGCTCATGCTGCCGGTGCTGCTCATCTCCGTCGACAACACCGTGCTGAGCTTCGCCCTGCCGATTATCTCCGAGACCCTGCAGCCGACGGCCACCGCCCAGCTCTGGATCATCGACACCTACCCGCTCGTGCTCGCCGGCCTCCTGGTCGCGATGGGCAACCTCGGTGACCGTGTCGGCCGTCGCAAGCTGCTCATGATCGGTGCCACCGGCTTCGGCCTGCTCTCCATCGTCGCGGCGTTCGCACCGACCGCGGAGGCTCTCATCGCCTGCCGCGGCGCCCTCGCGTTCTTCGGTGCGATGCTGATGCCGTCGACCCTGTCGCTTCTCCGCAGTATCTTCGCGGACCGCCGCCAGCGCCGCCTGGCGATCGCCATCTGGTCGGCCGGCTTCGCCGCGGGTGCGGCTCTCGGCCCGATCGTCGGCGGGGTGCTGCTGCAGCACTTCTGGTGGGGCAGCGTGTTCCTCATCGCCGTGCCCGTGCTGATCCCGCTGCTGGTGCTCGGCCCGTTCCTCATCCCCGAGTCGAAGGATCCGAACCCCGGCCGCCTCGACTTCATCAGCATCGGCCTTTCCATGGTGATGCTCGTGCCTGTGGTCTTCGCCATCAAGTCGGTCGCGACGGAGGGTGCGGCCTGGAGCGATCTCGGTCTGCTCGCGCTCAGCGTGCTGGCGGGCATCCTGTTCGTGCGCCGCCAGCTGGCCTCGCCGAACCCCATGCTCGACATGCGGCTGTTCCGGGTGGGCGCCTTCAGCGGTGCAGTGCTGGTGAATCTGCTCAGCGTCATCGCGCTCGTCGGCTTCCTGTTCTTCGTCTCGCAGCACCTTCAGCTGGTGCTGGCGATGCAGCCGATGGATGCTGCGCTCGCCCTCGTCCCCGGCCTCATCGTGATGGTCGTGGCGGGCCTCGCCGTCGTTCCGCTGGTGCGCTGGGTACGTCCGAACATCGTCGTGGCGGGCGGCCTCGTGCTCTCCGCGATCGCGTACACCATCGTGATGCTCACCGGCCAGAGCGCAACGGCGGCCACCCTCACGATCGCGTTCGTCGTGCTCGCCATCGGGATCGGGGCGGCCGAGACGATCTCGAACGACCTGATCATCTCCGTGGTTCCGGAGCACAAGGCCGGGGCGGCCTCCGCTGTCTCCGAGACCGCCTACGAGCTCGGTGCGGTGCTCGGCACCGCCGTGCTGGGGAGCATCCTCACCGCCTTCTACCGGTCGAGCCTGGTGCTGCCGGTCGGACTCTCCGAGTCGCAGGCCTCGGCCTCGACGGAGACCCTCGGCGGCGCGGTGAGCGTGGCCGGGGATCTGCCGTACAGCCTCGGCCAGGCGCTGCTGCACTCGGCCCGCGAGGCCTTCGACAGCGGAGTGGTCGTGACCAGTGGCATCGGTGCGGCCCTGATGGTGGCGGCCACCGTGCTCGCGCTCGTCACCCTCCGCAAGGCCCGCGGCTAG
- a CDS encoding TetR/AcrR family transcriptional regulator, with protein MTSVPARDRVLDAFESILISQGERAATLEATATEAGVSKGGLLYHFGSKDALVEGLLARLVELVDVDVERIRTAETGPIDYFLRSSLNLESDLDRAIIATTRLAQGSHPQARDALKAMQVAWFDVIVEVVGDRALARTIMLIGDGLYYNSALLPGGLGELDPKSDDMDEVIALVNTLVAARARA; from the coding sequence ATGACTTCAGTGCCAGCCCGTGACCGGGTGCTCGATGCGTTCGAGAGCATCCTGATCTCGCAGGGCGAACGGGCGGCGACGCTCGAGGCGACAGCGACAGAGGCCGGGGTGAGCAAGGGCGGGCTGCTCTACCACTTCGGATCGAAGGATGCGCTGGTCGAGGGGCTGCTGGCACGGCTGGTGGAGCTCGTCGATGTCGACGTCGAGCGCATCCGCACGGCGGAGACCGGGCCGATCGACTACTTCCTCCGGAGCTCACTGAACCTCGAAAGCGACCTCGACCGCGCGATCATCGCCACGACACGCCTGGCACAGGGGTCGCACCCGCAGGCCCGCGACGCGCTCAAGGCGATGCAGGTGGCCTGGTTCGACGTGATCGTCGAGGTGGTGGGCGACAGGGCCCTCGCCCGCACCATCATGCTGATCGGTGACGGGCTGTACTACAACTCGGCGCTGCTGCCCGGCGGGCTCGGCGAGCTCGATCCGAAGAGCGACGACATGGACGAGGTCATCGCTCTCGTCAACACCCTCGTGGCGGCCCGCGCCCGCGCCTGA